A single region of the Candidatus Manganitrophaceae bacterium genome encodes:
- a CDS encoding NTPase KAP: MLIPDHETAVDFLNYEAVSKTVVELLKDNRQRALTIGIHGDWGAGKSSVLKMVESAMAGDKEVACLWFNGWAFQGFDDAKTVLIEVIISELCRQRSAVGKVKEISKGLLKRVDWLKLARRGGSLAFTLATGLPPLDQISTVMDNIQSLAGSVKSMSPADIETKLTEAASFLKSAEERSVPDQIHNFRKEFAKLLEEAKIDQLVVLIDDLDRCLPATAIDTLEAIRLFLFVPKTAFVIGADEGMIEYAVRQHFPNLPLGSGGVPYTRNYLEKLIQVPFRIPALGVQESRAYVTLLLVQALVGEDHVGFKTLLAKARKSLNQPWLGGGISQADVRAVDPTRHDVLDAAFVLTQQIGPILAEGTKGNPRQIKRFLNSLSIRLTIAKERGFQDSMNPAALGKLMLAERFQQDFYDHLASEAMLNPNGKISELQEIETAVRKDAKTAKGKKDSKGEKSAIGPEQDAAKWLEREWLVRWLKIEPPLGEVDLRPYVFVAREKRILASATESNGLESLIETLMSNSDVAVRSVEPQVKALQLADATQVFATLLERVVRHGKFTTEPPGFGGLMIVAKHHPQFQTELLGLLSSADAKALGFWVVKGWNDIITEPLAVKQLQELLIRWASQNDNEQLKKLAAQAITTPRRGTR; encoded by the coding sequence ATGCTGATTCCGGACCATGAAACCGCCGTTGACTTTCTAAATTACGAGGCCGTCTCCAAGACGGTCGTCGAACTACTGAAGGACAACCGTCAGCGTGCGCTCACCATCGGCATCCATGGGGACTGGGGCGCAGGGAAATCCAGTGTCCTTAAGATGGTCGAATCCGCTATGGCTGGCGACAAGGAGGTCGCGTGCCTCTGGTTCAACGGCTGGGCATTTCAGGGCTTCGACGACGCGAAGACGGTCTTGATCGAGGTGATTATTAGCGAGTTGTGCCGGCAGCGTTCGGCGGTTGGCAAGGTCAAAGAAATCAGCAAGGGCCTGCTGAAGAGGGTGGACTGGCTGAAGCTGGCTCGGCGTGGTGGTAGCCTCGCGTTCACGCTGGCGACCGGCCTGCCCCCTCTCGACCAGATTAGTACGGTTATGGACAACATCCAGAGTCTCGCGGGTAGCGTCAAGTCAATGTCCCCCGCAGACATCGAGACCAAGCTTACCGAAGCCGCCTCGTTCCTAAAGTCGGCTGAGGAGCGTAGCGTTCCAGACCAGATACACAACTTCCGCAAGGAATTCGCAAAACTGTTGGAAGAGGCCAAAATCGACCAGCTCGTCGTGCTAATAGATGATCTCGACCGCTGCCTTCCGGCAACCGCAATCGATACTCTCGAAGCCATACGCTTGTTCCTGTTCGTACCCAAGACCGCGTTTGTCATCGGCGCCGATGAGGGCATGATCGAGTACGCGGTCCGACAGCATTTCCCAAACTTGCCGCTCGGCTCGGGAGGGGTGCCCTATACGCGGAACTACCTTGAGAAGCTCATCCAGGTGCCGTTTCGCATCCCAGCCCTGGGCGTGCAGGAGTCGCGCGCCTACGTCACGCTTCTACTTGTGCAGGCGCTCGTGGGAGAGGACCATGTCGGCTTCAAGACTCTGCTTGCCAAAGCGCGAAAGAGTCTGAATCAACCGTGGCTTGGCGGAGGCATCAGCCAGGCTGACGTTCGTGCCGTTGATCCCACACGGCACGACGTACTCGACGCCGCATTCGTCCTCACACAGCAGATTGGCCCGATCCTCGCCGAAGGGACTAAAGGGAACCCGCGCCAGATCAAACGCTTCCTGAACTCCTTGTCGATCAGGCTCACTATCGCAAAGGAACGAGGGTTTCAAGATAGCATGAATCCGGCAGCGCTGGGCAAGTTGATGCTTGCCGAACGCTTTCAGCAGGATTTCTACGACCACCTCGCCTCCGAGGCCATGCTTAACCCGAACGGCAAAATTTCCGAGCTACAGGAGATAGAAACAGCCGTGCGCAAAGACGCCAAGACAGCAAAAGGCAAGAAGGATAGTAAGGGTGAGAAATCTGCCATAGGGCCCGAACAGGACGCCGCCAAATGGCTCGAACGCGAATGGCTTGTTCGCTGGCTGAAAATCGAACCCCCTCTCGGAGAAGTCGACCTTCGCCCGTATGTGTTCGTCGCCAGAGAAAAGCGAATTCTTGCCTCCGCCACTGAATCGAACGGCCTGGAGAGTCTGATCGAGACATTGATGTCCAATTCGGACGTCGCCGTACGTAGCGTCGAGCCGCAGGTGAAGGCCCTGCAACTGGCCGACGCCACACAAGTGTTTGCGACGCTGCTGGAGCGTGTCGTGCGCCACGGCAAATTTACGACTGAACCGCCAGGTTTCGGAGGTCTGATGATAGTTGCCAAACACCATCCGCAGTTTCAGACCGAGCTTCTCGGGTTGCTCAGCAGCGCAGATGCTAAGGCGCTCGGATTCTGGGTAGTGAAAGGCTGGAACGACATCATCACCGAACCCTTGGCGGTCAAACAGCTACAAGAGCTGCTCATACGCTGGGCATCACAGAACGACAATGAGCAGCTCAAAAAGCTAGCCGCTCAGGCGATTACTACGCCTCGCAGAGGGACTCGCTGA